A single window of Dermacentor albipictus isolate Rhodes 1998 colony chromosome 1, USDA_Dalb.pri_finalv2, whole genome shotgun sequence DNA harbors:
- the LOC135906365 gene encoding calcium load-activated calcium channel isoform X1, giving the protein MWSDTLLILVISIFTALLSEGLTWLMVYRTDKYQKLKAEVEKQSKRLEKKKEAHGEAAARQQKKKIEREEEKLKNNNRDLSLVKMKSMFAIGFAFTALLSMFNSIFDGRVVAKLPFVPISWIQSLSHRNLPGEDYTDCSFIFLYILCTMSIRQNTQKLLGFAPSRTANKQSGTLFSPGPQQLTR; this is encoded by the exons ATGTGGTCAGACACCTTATTAATACTCGTAATTTCCATATTCACGGCCTTGCTGAGCGAAG GTTTGACATGGCTGATGGTGTACAGAACCGACAAGTACCAGAAACTAAAGGCCGAAGTGGAGAAACAAAGCAAACGAC tggaaaagaaaaaagaggcccACGGTGAGGCAGCCGCCcgacaacagaaaaagaaaatag AGCGGGAAGAAGAGAAGTTGAAGAACAATAACAGGGACCTCTCACTC GTGAAAATGAAGTCAATGTTTGCAATAGGCTTTGCCTTTACAGCACTTCTCAGCATGTTCAATTCAAT CTTTGATGGCCGGGTTGTTGCCAAATTGCCATTTGTGCCAATTTCCTGGATTCAGAGCCTCTCGCACAGAAATctacctggagaagactacacaGATTGTTCCTTTATCTTTCTTTACATCCTTTGCACTATGTCCATCAGACAG aATACACAGAAGCTGCTTGGCTTTGCTCCCTCTAGAACAGCAAATAAGCAGAGTGGTACCCTCTTTTCACCAGGGCCTCAGCAATTGACCAGATAA
- the LOC135906365 gene encoding calcium load-activated calcium channel isoform X2, whose amino-acid sequence MRGLTWLMVYRTDKYQKLKAEVEKQSKRLEKKKEAHGEAAARQQKKKIEREEEKLKNNNRDLSLVKMKSMFAIGFAFTALLSMFNSIFDGRVVAKLPFVPISWIQSLSHRNLPGEDYTDCSFIFLYILCTMSIRQNTQKLLGFAPSRTANKQSGTLFSPGPQQLTR is encoded by the exons ATGCGTG GTTTGACATGGCTGATGGTGTACAGAACCGACAAGTACCAGAAACTAAAGGCCGAAGTGGAGAAACAAAGCAAACGAC tggaaaagaaaaaagaggcccACGGTGAGGCAGCCGCCcgacaacagaaaaagaaaatag AGCGGGAAGAAGAGAAGTTGAAGAACAATAACAGGGACCTCTCACTC GTGAAAATGAAGTCAATGTTTGCAATAGGCTTTGCCTTTACAGCACTTCTCAGCATGTTCAATTCAAT CTTTGATGGCCGGGTTGTTGCCAAATTGCCATTTGTGCCAATTTCCTGGATTCAGAGCCTCTCGCACAGAAATctacctggagaagactacacaGATTGTTCCTTTATCTTTCTTTACATCCTTTGCACTATGTCCATCAGACAG aATACACAGAAGCTGCTTGGCTTTGCTCCCTCTAGAACAGCAAATAAGCAGAGTGGTACCCTCTTTTCACCAGGGCCTCAGCAATTGACCAGATAA